A genomic segment from Zerene cesonia ecotype Mississippi chromosome 7, Zerene_cesonia_1.1, whole genome shotgun sequence encodes:
- the LOC119828216 gene encoding collagen alpha-1(XXVII) chain-like: MFEIKVLLFSLACGLVHSSGIHELQPVAPLGAAPVVTAASSQYFQRTFNRLVEAPPVLQPVPVAPVFPVAPQPPVVVEATRTTVLPAAPTNPPQNEPVNPNVAIAVATAHAAAPVATILLPPYPFGLPAFGFIPQPADNFPTDNPNRESTTQRPSTKTATTQKDQEATTAVPSNIDNSFVQALPSNENVNFRQYLAPPLPQQVPQQAQRPQKLKTTVEVVPVPLTYIAPPPLGLHHHHHHQHHHHHSLPLKAVPHVHTFIPKTRIIIRPVSAPLRVRTIRVPAALVAYRAPQRARNVPRRIMQNQRSNSRDIEPTTFRPVNRPLTKPPRL; this comes from the exons atgtttgaaatcaag GTCTTACTGTTTTCGCTGGCATGCGGCCTTGTTCATAGTTCGGGAATTCACGAACTACAACCGGTGGCACCATTGGGAGCTGCTCCAGTGGTTACTGCTGCTAGCTCACAATATTTCCAAAGAACCTTCAACCGCTTGGTAGAAGCTCCACCTGTGTTGCAGCCTGTACCAGTGGCACCAGTTTTCCCAGTTGCACCTCAGCCACCCGTCGTTGTCGAAGCTACTAGAACAACTGTATTACCCGCAGCGCCTACAAACCCTCCACAAAATGAGCCAGTTAACCCAAATGTGGCTATTGCTGTTGCCACCGCACATGCTGCAGCCCCAGTAGCAACGATCCTGTTACCACCATATCCGTTCGGTCTGCCAGCCTTTGGATTTATTCCACAACCCGCTGATAATTTTCCTACAGATAATCCTAACAGGGAATCGACAACTCAACGTCCATCGACCAAGACAGCTACGACTCAGAAAGATCAAGAGGCGACTACAGCTGTCCCATCGAACATCGACAATAGCTTCGTTCAAGCGTTACCCtcaaatgaaaatgtaaactTTAGGCAGTACCTTGCCCCCCCGTTACCCCAACAAGTTCCGCAACAAGCTCAGAGACCTCAAAAATTGAAGACCACAGTGGAAGTTGTTCCAGTTCCTCTTACATATATCGCCCCGCCTCCACTTGgccttcatcatcatcaccaccaTCAACATCATCACCATCACAGTCTACCGTTGAAAGCTGTACCTCACGTGCATACTTTTATACCAAAGACTAGAATAATTATAAGGCCTGTATCGGCTCCCCTGAGAGTTCGTACAATAAGGGTTCCTGCAGCGCTAGTTGCATACAGAGCGCCGCAGAGGGCGAGAAATGTGCCTCGAAGGATAATGCAAAACCAACGTTCAAACTCTCGAGATATAGAGCCAACAACATTTAGACCCGTCAACAGGCCACTAACTAAACCAccaagattataa